In Falco cherrug isolate bFalChe1 chromosome 19, bFalChe1.pri, whole genome shotgun sequence, the genomic stretch TGGCTGGAGGTGGCAGCATGAGAAGATGCCCTGCAAGGACTCCTCCCACAATGGTCAGGCTgtgatttctgtgattttgtctCTGCGGCAGAGAAGCTATGAGCACCAAGTGTGTTGGTCAGTGCGTGGTGTGAgcacagggaaggagagaagaagaaaaagaagagggaagggaagggaagggaagggaagggaagggaagggaagggaagggaagggaagggaagggaaggggaaatgtGTAAAGAAGAAggaacaaagaggaaagaagaggaaagtgtAGGGTTTGAGCCACTGATGTCAAAGGTCTCTTCATCCCTAAATACTTCAATGATTTGATGATGCTACCATAGGGAACAGGACGTGTAcgccttccctttccttcctccccaagGCTCTCAAGCAGACCCAAGGAGGCACAAAGTGTGGCAGCCATGCCAGGTATTGCCTCTGGCTGGCTTCCAGCCCCTGGGGCATCCACGCTCCTCTGTAAGGAGGCTGGAGGCCTGCAAAGGGCCCCAGGCTGCATGTCCTGCTGGCAGGGGGGCAGCCTGCCTTCAGGCAGGGCCCTTGGACGTCGGGCGTGGGACCATGTATGGCCAGAGGCACCAGAGCTGTGAGGTCTCCCCAAAAGACGTCTccttctggctctgctgggcttgggACACTGCCCTGGTGTGGTTGGCAGGGGCCACATGCAGGGCAAGGGAACCCCACAGCCGAGGCTGGGCGTTGAAAGCAATGTTAGAGAGGCAGGCGTTGCATGCAGGTGTGTTTTATTGCAGTGCAGAAAGACATACAACTCAGAGGCAGGTAAGCTGACAAGCGGGCCCTCAAGAGCGATGTTGCTGCAGGCTTCTCCCAGGTGGTGGCTGTTATAGAGACAAGCCGTTGCCCTGTGGGACACTGGTGGAGTCACACATCTGGGCACAGGCAAGAGCAAGGAGATGGGGCCTCacaaagaaaggggaaagagggGAGAAATGAGAGGAGGCGTGAGCCTGAGATGGCCCAGGGACTGTGGAAGCTCTGGGGCTGGGTCTAGCAGGGCCCACAGGTGTCCCAGAGCTTCTTGCCGTAGCGGGGCCAGGCGCAGGGGGTGCAGGCCGCAGAGGTGTAGGGTCTGCCAAAGGTGCAGAGGCCGCCCGAGCCCTGTGTGGCCCCAGCGCCGTAgaggccccccagccccagggagcccccaAAGGCGGGTGCTCCGGAggagcccaccacggcttgctgggggaaggagctgaggatggggccggggAAGGTGACGACCACGGGGGGCGGCTGGATGAAGGCCGTTGAGTCGGGGCACTGGCGGGCGCACAGCTCGTTGCAGCTCTCAGCGATGGGCTGGGGGACGGCAACGCTGGTTTTTGGTGGGCACAGGTCGTAGCAAGACATCGTGGCGAGGGTGGGAGAGCGGATCCTGAAAGACGCGGCCCAAAGACAGGTGTCATGAGTGAAGGAGATCGCCCGGCCAAGCCGTGCCCTGTTCCCaggcctgtgctggagctggaggagccagAGCCAGCTCCTTGCCCgcactgcctgctgcttgccCTTTGCCCAGCCCGCCCACCGGGtgccctgctctccccacacGCCAGGCACACAAAGCCTCCCCGAGAGCCCGTGCAGGGCCTGGCTCTGCGGGTCCCAGCCATGgggctccctcctcctcttgccATGCCTCCGCCCACCCTGGCCACTGCAGCCCGCCgccagcacagctctcctgGCCATGGAGGCCCCacaccagcccctgccacagGAGGCCGAGACCCCCAAGCCCCCACCTACCCTTGTCCTGAGCAGAGCGAGGCAAGAGTGGTGGATGCTGGCACTCGCCGACAGCAGCCCTTTTATGCTGGGGTGGCGAGCGTGGGGAGGAGCTGGCCGTGCTGGGGACACGTGGCTCATGGTGCCAAGCCCCTGCATCCTCCCCGTGTGGCACGGGGCTGTTGTGCTGATGCCGTTTCCTGGCCAGCCCCAACCCGCTCTATCAGCCCCTGCAATCACCCCACTCGGACGCTTGCCAGCTGCCACCTAATGCCACCAATTAGCCCCACTGTCTTTTCATTATCTCGCTGTGTAAGAGGGCACGCAGCGTGACAAAGGCTGACTGGTAGCGCCCTGCGTGCCATAGCTCTTCTCCAAGGGCTTGGTCTCAGGCTGGCCTCATGCCTTCATCGCAGAGCCACACGGCAGAGCATGGTCCTGCCGCTGGCCAGGAAGGCAGCCTTGCAAGGGCCTCCCGCACACCA encodes the following:
- the LOC129734247 gene encoding scale keratin-like, with the protein product MSCYDLCPPKTSVAVPQPIAESCNELCARQCPDSTAFIQPPPVVVTFPGPILSSFPQQAVVGSSGAPAFGGSLGLGGLYGAGATQGSGGLCTFGRPYTSAACTPCAWPRYGKKLWDTCGPC